In Myxococcota bacterium, the following are encoded in one genomic region:
- a CDS encoding antibiotic biosynthesis monooxygenase encodes MPTLLATLKVKKDKIEEAKEGFRKLSAQVRANEPGTQAYVFHQRKDDPSVFVVYEKYASDEAFKKHGENLRANPGALAGVLEGRPELVFLDEV; translated from the coding sequence ATGCCCACCCTGCTGGCCACGCTGAAGGTCAAGAAGGACAAGATCGAGGAGGCCAAGGAAGGCTTCCGCAAGCTCAGCGCGCAGGTGCGCGCCAACGAGCCCGGAACCCAGGCCTACGTGTTCCACCAGCGCAAGGACGACCCGTCGGTGTTCGTGGTGTACGAGAAGTACGCCAGCGACGAGGCCTTCAAGAAGCACGGCGAGAACCTGCGCGCCAACCCGGGCGCCCTGGCCGGCGTGCTCGAAGGCCGGCCCGAGCTCGTCTTCCTCGACGAGGTCTGA
- a CDS encoding NTP transferase domain-containing protein, giving the protein MAIQAILVAGDRSASRAVRGGSKAFVEVAGKPMFVHVLEALLHTPEVSEVYLVGNPTRLAAAVAEYGCLSLSAARGRPVHIVPQRDSLYANVWYTFLRTLAPGRTDANHPVLVVPADIPLVIPEEISEFVARAEASGADYVVGLSPESALARFAPHDGAPGVEMAYFNLREGRLRQNNLHWVRPLKMGNRHYVDEMYENRYQKELLSQVRLAWRVIRREWRNLWVLGCYFMIHLAGVLHRRGRLEAADRVRHFVPLSAIERAASALLRTRFRTVTTELGGAAIDVDNEADLEIVEKMLERWKALQVRLARAA; this is encoded by the coding sequence ATGGCCATCCAGGCGATCCTCGTGGCCGGCGATCGCAGCGCGAGCCGGGCCGTGCGCGGCGGCAGCAAAGCCTTCGTGGAAGTCGCGGGCAAGCCCATGTTCGTGCACGTGCTCGAAGCGCTTCTGCACACGCCCGAGGTGTCCGAGGTGTATCTCGTGGGCAACCCGACGCGGCTCGCGGCCGCGGTGGCCGAGTACGGCTGCCTGTCGCTCTCCGCGGCGCGCGGCCGGCCGGTGCACATCGTGCCTCAGCGCGACAGCCTGTACGCCAACGTGTGGTACACATTTCTGCGTACGCTGGCGCCGGGCCGCACCGACGCCAACCACCCGGTGCTGGTGGTGCCGGCCGACATTCCGCTGGTGATCCCGGAGGAGATCTCCGAGTTCGTGGCACGCGCGGAGGCATCGGGCGCTGACTACGTGGTCGGTCTCTCGCCCGAGAGCGCGCTGGCGCGTTTCGCGCCTCACGACGGCGCGCCCGGCGTCGAGATGGCCTACTTCAACCTGCGCGAGGGCCGGCTGCGCCAGAACAACCTGCACTGGGTGCGGCCGCTCAAGATGGGCAACCGGCACTACGTCGACGAGATGTACGAGAACCGGTACCAGAAGGAGCTCTTGAGTCAGGTGCGGCTCGCCTGGCGCGTGATCCGCCGCGAGTGGCGCAATCTGTGGGTGCTCGGCTGTTACTTCATGATCCACCTGGCGGGCGTCCTGCACCGGCGGGGCCGGCTCGAGGCTGCGGACCGCGTGCGCCACTTCGTGCCGCTGTCGGCGATCGAGCGCGCGGCCAGCGCGCTCCTGCGCACGCGCTTCCGCACGGTCACGACCGAGCTGGGCGGCGCCGCGATCGACGTCGACAACGAAGCCGATCTGGAGATCGTGGAGAAGATGCTCGAGCGCTGGAAGGCGCTGCAGGTCCGGCTCGCCCGAGCGGCGTAG
- a CDS encoding glycine cleavage T C-terminal barrel domain-containing protein: MPHSFEAITGTRAAFRRLPGRGLVRATGADRVRFLNGMLTADVAKLPAGGAAPALQLDRKGHVLAELCVLAEPESLLLDIAPGVEAELCALLEKHVIADDVAFASLSEAKAWLALEGPEARDAARRVGGAVPEPGRFARADFAGQAVLWIAQGALTADGLRAIVPRALAAELERALALPELAEEAAEVLRIDARLPLLGRDVGARNFPQEAGLERAISFSKGCYIGQEIVARIASRGAVNRVLVLLRADSAVTPGASVSVDGSAVGQVTSAARSDATGAIALAYLKVEHAHAGQRVAIDGVPAEVTGGTSRR; the protein is encoded by the coding sequence ATGCCCCACAGCTTCGAGGCGATCACCGGCACGCGCGCCGCGTTCCGCCGCCTGCCGGGACGCGGGCTGGTCCGCGCGACCGGCGCCGACCGGGTGCGCTTCCTGAACGGCATGCTGACCGCCGACGTGGCGAAGCTGCCGGCCGGCGGCGCCGCGCCGGCGCTGCAGCTCGACCGCAAGGGCCACGTGCTGGCCGAGCTGTGCGTGCTGGCCGAGCCGGAGTCACTCCTGCTCGACATCGCGCCCGGGGTCGAGGCCGAGCTCTGCGCGCTGCTCGAGAAGCACGTGATCGCCGACGACGTGGCCTTCGCGAGCCTGAGTGAGGCAAAGGCCTGGCTCGCGCTCGAGGGGCCGGAGGCGCGCGACGCCGCGCGCCGCGTCGGGGGCGCCGTGCCCGAGCCCGGCCGCTTCGCGCGGGCCGACTTCGCGGGTCAGGCCGTGCTGTGGATCGCGCAGGGCGCGCTCACCGCCGATGGCCTGCGCGCGATCGTGCCGCGGGCGCTCGCCGCCGAGCTCGAGCGCGCGCTCGCGCTGCCCGAGCTCGCCGAGGAGGCCGCCGAGGTGCTGCGCATCGACGCGCGCCTGCCGCTGCTCGGCCGCGACGTCGGCGCGCGCAACTTCCCGCAGGAGGCGGGGCTGGAGCGCGCGATCTCGTTCAGCAAGGGCTGCTACATCGGGCAGGAGATCGTGGCGCGCATCGCCTCGCGCGGCGCGGTGAATCGCGTGCTGGTGCTGCTCCGCGCCGACTCGGCCGTGACTCCCGGCGCCTCCGTGAGCGTGGACGGCAGCGCCGTCGGCCAGGTCACTTCAGCGGCGCGCTCCGACGCCACGGGCGCGATCGCGCTCGCCTATCTCAAGGTCGAGCACGCGCACGCGGGTCAGCGCGTGGCCATCGACGGTGTGCCCGCCGAAGTCACTGGCGGCACCTCACGGCGGTAG
- a CDS encoding TIGR04282 family arsenosugar biosynthesis glycosyltransferase, with protein MARRVLALFAKAPVPGAAKTRLSPPLTPERAAGLYEAMLLDVLDQHARAPDCELALWFTPDDAEPWFAAHAPSRYRRVAQRGASLAERMRESFRTHAAEGFERMVLRGTDSPTLPLARVEAAFAALDHSPVVLCPDRDGGYNLIGQSTPNDALFELELSRASVLAATLARARELGLACELLPAHHDVDTWQDVLQLASELDPAHTPRTLARHRELLAR; from the coding sequence ATGGCCCGGCGAGTGCTCGCGCTGTTCGCGAAGGCGCCCGTGCCGGGTGCGGCGAAGACGCGGCTCTCGCCGCCGCTGACTCCCGAGCGCGCGGCCGGGCTCTACGAAGCCATGCTGCTCGACGTGCTCGACCAGCATGCGCGCGCGCCCGACTGCGAGCTCGCGCTCTGGTTCACGCCCGACGACGCCGAGCCCTGGTTCGCGGCGCACGCGCCGTCGCGCTATCGCCGCGTTGCACAACGCGGCGCGAGCCTTGCGGAACGCATGCGGGAGTCTTTCCGCACCCACGCGGCGGAGGGCTTCGAGCGCATGGTGCTGCGCGGCACCGACAGCCCGACCTTGCCGCTCGCGCGCGTCGAGGCCGCGTTCGCGGCGCTCGATCACTCGCCGGTCGTTCTGTGCCCCGATCGGGACGGTGGGTACAACCTGATCGGTCAGTCCACCCCCAACGACGCGCTGTTCGAGCTCGAGCTGTCTCGCGCGAGCGTGCTCGCGGCCACGCTCGCGCGCGCGCGCGAGCTCGGGCTCGCCTGTGAGCTCCTGCCCGCGCACCACGACGTCGACACCTGGCAGGACGTGCTGCAGCTCGCTTCCGAGCTCGACCCTGCACACACTCCGCGCACCCTCGCCCGCCATCGCGAATTACTTGCGCGCTGA
- a CDS encoding outer membrane beta-barrel protein translates to MESRITQLEDKLAASQKTIDEQEAMLKQQATPAVSAGTEPSKLDAFLNTVQVNGFVAASYEYSFNNPDNPLFANATNQFNVDHNTFNLDAAKIELTRPAANPGDVGFQLDLTYGTNALILGGTRGLYPVGTMANEGFYIQDMNVQYNWDNVLLKFGQWETLLGYEVIDSIANKNVTHGLLFTYAIPLVHTGIQASSKIGETGIGWAGAVVNGWNNSTDTNDNKGLLGQLNYGNSDSSFSTYLTGYYGADGNTGFADVTGTVLNVKRPSTAPAMVLDWNANFNANSQLTFWANADWGIQKNVIYFGGPNAGKNLDPVWYGLALGTQYAFTDAWSLAVRGEWLRDTAGYRIVVGNNTSAYSLTGTLAYKLTANLLARAELRYDALTTDGFGDHLFPSGRNNDTQTNFSNNNYQGIIQVAYIFD, encoded by the coding sequence ATGGAGTCGCGGATCACTCAGCTCGAGGACAAGCTCGCAGCGAGTCAGAAAACCATCGACGAGCAGGAGGCGATGCTCAAGCAGCAGGCAACGCCTGCCGTCTCCGCGGGCACCGAGCCGAGCAAGCTCGATGCGTTCCTGAACACCGTGCAGGTCAACGGCTTCGTGGCCGCCTCGTACGAGTACTCGTTCAACAACCCGGACAACCCGCTCTTTGCCAACGCCACGAACCAGTTCAACGTGGACCACAACACGTTCAACCTCGACGCGGCCAAGATCGAGCTGACGCGCCCCGCGGCGAACCCGGGTGACGTCGGCTTCCAGCTCGATCTGACCTACGGCACCAACGCGCTGATCCTCGGCGGTACCCGCGGCTTGTACCCCGTCGGCACCATGGCGAACGAGGGCTTCTACATCCAGGACATGAACGTCCAGTACAACTGGGACAACGTGCTCCTGAAGTTCGGACAGTGGGAGACCTTGCTCGGCTACGAAGTGATCGACTCGATCGCGAACAAGAACGTGACTCACGGTCTCTTGTTCACCTACGCGATCCCGCTGGTGCACACCGGCATCCAGGCGAGCTCGAAGATCGGCGAGACGGGCATCGGCTGGGCCGGCGCCGTCGTGAACGGCTGGAACAACTCCACCGACACGAACGACAACAAGGGTCTGCTCGGGCAGCTCAACTACGGCAACAGCGACAGCTCGTTCAGCACGTATCTCACCGGCTACTACGGCGCCGACGGCAACACCGGCTTCGCCGACGTCACCGGCACCGTGCTCAACGTGAAGCGCCCGAGCACTGCGCCGGCGATGGTCCTGGACTGGAACGCCAACTTCAACGCCAACAGCCAGCTCACCTTCTGGGCCAACGCCGACTGGGGCATCCAGAAGAACGTGATCTACTTCGGCGGACCGAACGCGGGCAAGAACCTCGACCCGGTGTGGTACGGCCTGGCGCTCGGCACGCAGTACGCGTTCACCGACGCGTGGAGCTTGGCGGTGCGCGGCGAGTGGCTGCGCGACACGGCGGGCTACCGCATCGTGGTCGGCAACAACACGTCGGCGTACTCGCTCACAGGGACGCTGGCGTACAAGCTGACCGCGAACCTGCTGGCGCGCGCCGAGCTGCGCTACGACGCGCTGACCACCGACGGCTTCGGCGACCACCTGTTCCCGTCGGGCCGCAACAACGACACGCAGACCAACTTCTCGAACAACAACTACCAGGGGATCATCCAGGTCGCGTACATCTTCGACTAG
- a CDS encoding P-II family nitrogen regulator, translating to MQKVEAIIKPFKLDEVKEALNGIGVQGITVSEVKGFGRQKGHTELYRGAEYVVDFLPKIKLEVVAPDDLIPKVVTAIQAAANTGRIGDGKIFVLPVIEAVRIRTGDRGEDAI from the coding sequence ATGCAAAAGGTCGAAGCGATCATCAAGCCCTTCAAGCTCGACGAGGTGAAGGAAGCCCTGAACGGCATCGGCGTACAGGGGATCACGGTCTCGGAAGTCAAAGGCTTCGGGCGGCAGAAGGGCCACACGGAGCTGTACCGGGGCGCCGAGTACGTGGTCGACTTCCTGCCCAAGATCAAGCTCGAGGTCGTCGCGCCGGACGACCTGATTCCCAAGGTCGTGACTGCCATCCAAGCCGCTGCGAACACGGGTCGCATCGGCGACGGGAAGATTTTCGTATTGCCGGTGATCGAGGCGGTGCGCATCCGCACGGGCGATCGCGGCGAAGACGCGATCTGA
- the glnA gene encoding type I glutamate--ammonia ligase: MHKDRTPKEVLAYAKSEGVKLVDLKFVDFVGQWQHKTHPLHEFDESTFENGLGFDGSSIRGWKSIDNSDMLQIPDARTAFIDPFCDQPTLSLICNIADPITREAYGRDPRQIAQKAANYVKLTGIADTSYMGPEAEFFILDDVRFSTSQNQGYYYIDSVEGKWNSGREEGPNLGNKPRYKEGYFPVPPIDSQQDIRSEMVLQMEDLGIVVETHHHEVATAGQAEIDMRFAPIVDMADQLMVYKYVCKNVAKRAGKVVTFMPKPLFGDNGSGMHTHQSLWKDGKPLFAGNEYAGLSKMCLYYIGGILKHAKAIAAFSNPTTNSYKRLVPGFEAPVNLAYSSRNRSASIRIPMYSASPKAKRIEVRFPDPTCNPYLAFSAMLMAGLDGIENKIDPGEPLDKNIYALSKTELAKVPTMPGSLEEALQNLEEDHDFLLKGDVFTTDAIEAWVDYKRDAEIAPVALRPHPHEFELYFDM; this comes from the coding sequence ATGCACAAGGACCGAACCCCCAAGGAAGTTCTCGCGTACGCAAAGAGCGAGGGCGTGAAGCTGGTCGACCTGAAGTTCGTGGACTTCGTCGGGCAGTGGCAGCACAAGACCCATCCGCTGCACGAGTTCGACGAGAGCACGTTCGAGAACGGTCTGGGCTTCGACGGCTCGTCGATCCGCGGCTGGAAGTCGATCGACAACAGCGACATGCTGCAGATCCCGGACGCGCGCACCGCGTTCATCGATCCGTTCTGCGATCAGCCGACTCTCTCGCTGATCTGCAACATCGCCGATCCGATCACGCGCGAGGCCTACGGACGCGACCCGCGCCAGATCGCCCAGAAGGCGGCCAACTACGTGAAGCTGACCGGCATCGCGGACACCAGCTACATGGGTCCCGAAGCCGAGTTCTTCATCCTCGACGACGTGCGTTTCTCGACCAGCCAGAACCAGGGCTACTACTACATCGACTCGGTCGAAGGTAAGTGGAACAGCGGCCGCGAAGAGGGCCCGAACCTGGGCAACAAGCCGCGCTACAAGGAAGGTTACTTCCCGGTTCCGCCGATCGACTCACAGCAGGACATCCGCAGCGAGATGGTGCTGCAGATGGAGGACCTGGGGATCGTCGTCGAGACCCACCACCACGAGGTCGCGACCGCGGGTCAGGCCGAGATCGACATGCGCTTCGCGCCGATCGTCGACATGGCCGACCAGCTCATGGTCTACAAGTACGTGTGCAAGAACGTGGCGAAGCGCGCCGGCAAGGTCGTCACGTTCATGCCCAAGCCCCTGTTCGGCGACAACGGCTCGGGCATGCACACCCACCAGTCACTCTGGAAGGACGGCAAGCCGCTGTTCGCGGGCAACGAGTACGCCGGTCTCTCGAAGATGTGCCTGTACTACATCGGCGGCATCCTGAAGCACGCCAAGGCGATCGCCGCGTTCTCGAACCCGACCACGAACTCCTACAAGAGACTCGTGCCCGGCTTCGAGGCGCCCGTGAACCTGGCCTACTCCAGCCGCAACCGTTCGGCCTCGATCCGGATCCCGATGTACTCGGCCAGCCCGAAGGCGAAGCGCATCGAGGTGCGCTTCCCCGACCCGACCTGCAATCCGTATCTCGCCTTCTCGGCGATGCTGATGGCGGGCCTGGACGGGATCGAGAACAAGATCGACCCGGGCGAGCCGCTCGACAAGAACATCTACGCGCTCTCGAAGACCGAGCTCGCGAAGGTGCCGACCATGCCGGGCAGCCTCGAAGAGGCGCTCCAGAACCTGGAAGAGGACCACGACTTCCTGCTCAAGGGGGACGTGTTCACCACGGACGCGATCGAGGCCTGGGTCGACTACAAGCGCGATGCCGAGATCGCGCCGGTGGCGCTGCGGCCGCACCCGCACGAGTTCGAGCTATATTTCGACATGTGA